The proteins below are encoded in one region of Halalkalicoccus jeotgali B3:
- a CDS encoding DUF502 domain-containing protein, whose translation MDEWKRDVASGLVVLVPLLISLYAIAWLFSFLAGLPLTDAIENPLARVAVTLAVFVLAVALVGMATRTAGGALASGWLDTAINRVPLLRVVYNASQLAVETVVSGDTELKEPVKVTTWMGARMTAFKTGRRSEDGRMVLFVPTAPNVTTGYVVEIDPADVEPTDETVEEAMTRLLSAGFGDQPRPEAAPLSTADD comes from the coding sequence ATGGACGAGTGGAAACGGGACGTCGCGAGCGGACTCGTCGTACTCGTCCCGCTTTTGATCTCGCTGTACGCTATCGCGTGGCTGTTTTCCTTCCTCGCCGGATTGCCGCTGACCGACGCCATCGAAAACCCGCTGGCCCGGGTCGCCGTCACGCTCGCGGTGTTCGTCTTAGCGGTCGCGCTGGTCGGGATGGCGACCCGTACCGCCGGCGGCGCGCTCGCGAGCGGGTGGCTTGATACCGCGATCAACCGCGTCCCGCTGCTCCGGGTGGTCTACAACGCCTCGCAGTTGGCCGTCGAGACGGTCGTCTCGGGCGATACGGAGCTCAAGGAGCCTGTCAAGGTAACGACGTGGATGGGCGCGCGCATGACCGCGTTCAAAACCGGGAGACGAAGCGAGGACGGCCGGATGGTGCTGTTCGTACCGACCGCCCCCAACGTCACGACGGGTTACGTCGTCGAGATCGACCCCGCGGACGTCGAACCTACCGACGAGACTGTCGAAGAGGCCATGACACGCCTGCTCAGCGCCGGTTTCGGCGATCAACCGCGGCCCGAGGCGGCGCCGCTTTCGACCGCCGACGACTAG
- a CDS encoding SDR family oxidoreductase, with the protein MDLQIDGNTALVTASSSGLGKASAKALAREGVDVVINGRDEDRLEDAREEIEAEATGAVVAKPGDLTDPEDVTALVETAVEEFGGLDHLVTSAGGPPSGPFMETEEEDWYHAYDLLVMSVVRLVKEAAPHLQEGGGTIVTITSRSVKEAIDSLVLSNSVRMSVIGLEKTLSQELAPDVRANAVLPGPHETARIQELVDQAVDRGDYDSYEEGLADWSDGIPLERIGDPLELGNTVAYLSSPKSGFINGVSVPIDGGAGASNL; encoded by the coding sequence ATGGACCTACAGATCGATGGGAATACGGCGCTCGTCACGGCCTCTTCGAGCGGACTCGGCAAGGCCTCGGCGAAAGCGCTCGCGCGCGAAGGCGTCGACGTCGTGATCAACGGTCGCGACGAGGACCGACTGGAGGACGCACGAGAAGAGATCGAGGCCGAAGCCACGGGAGCGGTCGTCGCGAAGCCGGGTGACCTGACCGACCCCGAGGACGTCACAGCGCTCGTCGAGACGGCAGTCGAGGAGTTCGGCGGACTGGATCACCTCGTCACCAGCGCGGGCGGGCCGCCAAGCGGCCCGTTTATGGAGACCGAGGAAGAGGACTGGTATCACGCCTACGACCTGCTCGTGATGAGCGTGGTTCGACTGGTAAAGGAGGCCGCCCCGCACCTCCAAGAGGGCGGGGGGACCATCGTCACGATCACCTCTCGCAGTGTGAAGGAGGCGATCGACTCGCTCGTCCTCTCGAACTCGGTGCGCATGAGCGTCATCGGCCTCGAAAAGACCCTCTCCCAGGAACTCGCACCCGATGTCCGGGCCAACGCCGTGTTACCGGGCCCCCACGAGACCGCGCGGATCCAGGAGTTGGTCGATCAGGCGGTCGACCGGGGCGATTACGACTCCTACGAGGAGGGGCTCGCAGACTGGAGCGACGGCATTCCCCTCGAACGGATCGGCGACCCGCTCGAACTCGGAAACACCGTCGCGTACCTCTCCTCGCCAAAATCGGGCTTCATCAACGGCGTGTCGGTGCCGATCGACGGCGGGGCAGGGGCCTCGAATCTATGA
- a CDS encoding DUF6360 family protein, giving the protein MPDRIMKVNAYTTLDLLDAEAEGHGWTDEALAILNVTAPREDPDHVSLRLELDNTDLENLPAHADSVRLSAQQARTLAAELEKHAARVEDASE; this is encoded by the coding sequence ATGCCCGACCGCATCATGAAGGTCAACGCCTACACGACCCTCGACCTGCTCGACGCCGAGGCCGAAGGTCACGGCTGGACGGACGAGGCCCTCGCGATCTTGAACGTCACCGCCCCTCGCGAGGACCCCGACCACGTTTCGCTCCGGCTGGAACTGGACAACACCGACTTGGAGAACCTGCCCGCCCACGCCGATTCGGTGCGCCTCTCGGCCCAGCAAGCCAGAACGCTCGCCGCCGAACTGGAGAAGCACGCCGCCCGCGTCGAGGACGCGAGCGAGTAG
- a CDS encoding DUF7522 family protein produces MPADLVDAETADHIVRTARTAVGDSLRSATYFTRDDFEQLYLRSDLERDADLSTFIGNEWRGFQITEDAYQGSELGDYRYTIRVFDHGYLVRLTTDREGVLVTTDGITMQDFEALASAIGAVLG; encoded by the coding sequence ATGCCCGCAGACCTCGTCGACGCCGAAACCGCAGACCACATCGTCCGCACCGCCCGCACCGCCGTCGGGGACAGTCTCCGCTCGGCGACCTACTTCACCCGCGACGACTTCGAGCAACTGTACCTCAGAAGCGACCTCGAACGGGACGCCGACCTCTCGACGTTTATCGGCAACGAGTGGCGCGGCTTTCAGATCACCGAGGACGCCTATCAGGGCTCTGAGCTGGGCGATTACCGCTATACGATCCGCGTGTTCGATCACGGCTATCTGGTTCGCCTGACGACCGACCGCGAGGGCGTCCTCGTCACCACCGACGGCATCACCATGCAGGACTTCGAGGCGCTCGCGAGCGCGATCGGCGCGGTTCTTGGCTAG
- a CDS encoding nitrite/sulfite reductase, whose protein sequence is MPTNVEEWKDEVYGTDIRAHMERFAEEGWDAIPEDEHDAWFERFKWYGLYHQRAGQESYFMMRIGPPNGVLEPGQLRAIGEVAKKYSTGPAENPEFGNGWADFTTRQAIQLHWINIEDVPAIWDELEEAGLSTLQACGDSWRNIVGCPVAGKDKHEHVDALDTIHELHDTFKGDDDHSNLPRKWKVSVTGCDEGCGQGDINDLGLEPAEKNGETGFNVRVGGGLARNEPRFARDIDVFVTPEQAADVAGGLSALFRDHGDRENRYNARIKFLVDEWGPEKVRDVLQEEYVDFELETAGEDLRENYSYNAGTADGHADHVGIHEQNDGNYYVGLNVLVGRMGADEVIELADIADEYGSGEARITQRQNLILTDVPEKNLDELRSEPLLSEYSPDPHPFQRGSIACTGTEFCSLSIVETKNRQVRFSRWLVENVELPDGIEDFHIHLSGCTASCAQPQIADVSLRGMKTRKDGEPVEALDIGLGGGLGENPNFADWVVQRVPADEVPGAIANLIEGFAAEREGDETFREFVVERDEEELADLCEPEETSYTDPYMHNTKQTWYPYADEDDMDASPAPTSADD, encoded by the coding sequence ATGCCGACCAACGTGGAGGAGTGGAAAGACGAGGTCTACGGCACTGACATCCGTGCCCATATGGAGCGCTTCGCCGAGGAGGGCTGGGACGCGATCCCCGAGGACGAACACGACGCCTGGTTCGAGCGCTTCAAGTGGTACGGGCTGTACCACCAGCGCGCCGGCCAGGAGAGCTATTTCATGATGCGGATCGGCCCGCCAAACGGCGTGCTCGAACCCGGTCAGTTGCGAGCCATCGGCGAGGTCGCGAAGAAATATTCGACCGGACCCGCAGAAAACCCCGAGTTCGGCAACGGCTGGGCCGACTTTACGACCCGCCAAGCCATCCAACTGCACTGGATCAACATCGAGGACGTCCCCGCCATCTGGGACGAACTGGAGGAGGCCGGCCTCTCGACGCTGCAGGCCTGTGGGGACTCCTGGCGCAACATCGTCGGCTGTCCGGTCGCCGGCAAGGACAAGCACGAACACGTCGACGCGCTCGATACCATCCACGAACTCCACGACACCTTCAAGGGCGACGACGATCACTCGAACCTCCCCCGCAAGTGGAAGGTTTCCGTTACGGGGTGTGACGAGGGCTGTGGACAGGGTGACATCAACGATCTGGGTCTCGAACCCGCCGAGAAGAACGGCGAGACGGGCTTTAACGTCCGCGTCGGTGGCGGACTCGCGCGCAACGAGCCCCGCTTCGCCCGCGACATCGACGTCTTCGTCACGCCCGAACAGGCCGCCGACGTCGCCGGCGGTCTCTCGGCGCTGTTTCGCGACCACGGCGACCGCGAGAACCGCTACAACGCCCGGATCAAGTTCCTCGTCGACGAGTGGGGCCCCGAGAAGGTCCGCGACGTCCTCCAGGAGGAGTACGTCGACTTCGAACTCGAGACCGCGGGCGAGGACCTCCGGGAGAACTACTCCTATAACGCCGGCACCGCCGACGGCCACGCCGACCACGTCGGCATCCACGAACAGAACGACGGGAACTACTACGTCGGACTGAACGTCCTCGTGGGTCGGATGGGCGCGGACGAGGTGATCGAACTCGCCGACATCGCCGACGAATACGGTTCGGGCGAGGCCCGGATCACCCAGCGCCAGAACCTGATCCTCACCGACGTCCCCGAGAAGAACCTCGACGAGCTCCGCTCGGAGCCCCTGCTCTCGGAGTACAGCCCCGATCCCCACCCGTTCCAGCGCGGGTCGATCGCGTGTACCGGCACGGAGTTCTGCTCGCTGTCGATCGTCGAGACGAAAAACAGGCAAGTGCGCTTCTCGCGCTGGCTCGTCGAGAACGTCGAACTCCCCGACGGCATCGAGGACTTCCACATCCATCTCTCGGGTTGTACGGCCTCCTGTGCCCAGCCCCAGATCGCCGACGTCTCGCTGCGGGGCATGAAGACCCGCAAGGACGGCGAGCCGGTTGAGGCGCTCGACATCGGGCTGGGCGGTGGCTTGGGCGAGAACCCCAACTTCGCCGACTGGGTGGTCCAGCGCGTGCCAGCAGACGAAGTGCCCGGCGCGATCGCGAACCTGATCGAGGGCTTTGCCGCCGAGCGCGAGGGCGACGAGACCTTCCGCGAGTTCGTCGTCGAGCGCGACGAGGAGGAACTCGCCGACCTCTGTGAGCCCGAGGAGACCTCCTATACGGATCCGTACATGCACAACACGAAACAGACGTGGTACCCCTACGCCGACGAGGACGACATGGACGCCAGCCCCGCGCCGACGTCCGCCGACGACTGA
- a CDS encoding cupin domain-containing protein — MKPVEFDDAESYEPEEGWGRRALAGSDEFTFEWFEKPPGHSSPMHDHENEQVCLCLEGELVVHTEDETVTLEEYDSVWLESWESHRVENASEERAVGLDVFAPGRSFDFWTDRE; from the coding sequence ATGAAACCCGTCGAGTTCGACGACGCCGAGAGCTACGAACCCGAGGAGGGCTGGGGCCGACGGGCGCTCGCCGGCAGCGACGAGTTCACCTTCGAGTGGTTCGAGAAGCCGCCGGGCCATTCCTCCCCGATGCACGACCACGAGAACGAGCAGGTCTGTCTCTGTCTGGAGGGCGAACTGGTCGTTCACACCGAGGACGAGACGGTCACCCTCGAGGAGTACGACTCCGTGTGGCTCGAGTCCTGGGAGTCCCACCGCGTCGAGAACGCGAGCGAGGAGCGTGCGGTCGGACTGGACGTCTTCGCGCCGGGGCGTTCGTTCGACTTCTGGACGGATCGAGAATGA
- the trpB gene encoding tryptophan synthase subunit beta: MSSGEFEGYGGRHVPEALEGPLSELAAAYDEVGKSEGFQEEFRGYLEEFAGRPTPLYHARNLSERYGAEIYLKREDLLHGGAHKINNTLGQALLAKKAGKERLIAETGAGQHGVATAMVGALFGLETEIYMGEKDVARQEMNVVRMGLMGAEVNEVTRGGAGLADAVDVALEDFAGNVEDTHYLVGSVVGPDPFPRMVRDFQSVIGEEAREQFRERVGELPDATVACVGGGSNAIGLFHAFRDDPVDFYGAEGGGEGSDSARHAAPLAQGRDDTLHGMHTRVLDEGVEVHSVSAGLDYPGVGPEHAMFRAIGRAEYTGVTDEEALAAFRELSETEGIIPALESSHAIARAIQLAEAGEHETILVNLSGRGDKDMETAAERFSL; the protein is encoded by the coding sequence ATGTCGTCGGGAGAATTCGAGGGATACGGCGGACGTCACGTTCCGGAAGCGCTCGAAGGACCGCTCTCGGAACTCGCAGCGGCCTACGACGAGGTCGGGAAAAGCGAGGGGTTCCAAGAGGAGTTCCGGGGCTATCTGGAGGAGTTCGCGGGCCGACCGACGCCGCTGTATCACGCGCGCAACCTGAGCGAGCGCTACGGCGCGGAGATCTACCTCAAACGCGAGGACCTCCTCCACGGCGGTGCCCACAAGATCAACAACACGCTCGGACAGGCGCTGTTGGCGAAGAAAGCGGGCAAAGAGCGGTTGATCGCCGAGACGGGCGCGGGCCAGCACGGGGTCGCGACCGCGATGGTCGGCGCGCTGTTCGGCCTCGAGACGGAGATCTACATGGGCGAGAAGGACGTCGCCCGCCAGGAGATGAACGTCGTCCGAATGGGCCTGATGGGTGCGGAGGTAAACGAGGTCACCCGCGGCGGGGCGGGGCTGGCGGACGCCGTCGACGTTGCCCTGGAGGACTTCGCCGGGAACGTCGAAGACACCCACTACCTCGTGGGCAGCGTCGTCGGCCCCGACCCGTTTCCGCGGATGGTTCGGGATTTCCAGTCGGTGATCGGCGAGGAGGCCCGCGAGCAGTTCCGCGAGCGGGTCGGCGAACTGCCGGATGCCACGGTCGCCTGCGTCGGGGGCGGCTCGAACGCCATCGGGCTGTTTCACGCCTTCCGTGACGATCCGGTCGACTTCTACGGCGCGGAGGGTGGCGGTGAGGGCAGCGATTCCGCCCGCCACGCCGCCCCGCTCGCACAGGGACGGGACGACACCCTCCACGGGATGCACACCCGAGTCCTCGACGAGGGTGTCGAGGTCCACTCGGTGTCGGCGGGTCTCGATTACCCCGGCGTCGGCCCCGAACACGCGATGTTCCGGGCGATCGGTCGGGCGGAGTACACCGGTGTCACCGACGAGGAGGCGCTTGCGGCCTTCAGGGAACTCAGCGAGACAGAGGGGATCATCCCCGCGCTCGAATCGAGCCACGCGATCGCCCGGGCGATCCAGTTGGCCGAGGCCGGCGAGCACGAAACGATCCTCGTGAACCTCTCGGGGCGAGGGGACAAGGACATGGAGACCGCGGCCGAGCGGTTCTCGCTCTAG
- a CDS encoding DUF7119 family protein yields the protein MTTERPDGPPSDRESPVGQPVVRGDAAVTGEHAREAVQFDPDDPESLAAAAETVRRFSENTAGDEDNIYMLRGAAACAALVRGEGSYKAATERAGGDTSVAFIRKWARVHDLPQAVRRHVAMGHIAPTAAKHIARVAGDARFQLAWATVDNDLTVREVRAIASAINDGATPEAALGAHGVTAGELTVRLPIESYRELRREAAFEGVAPGEIVDRALSEYFE from the coding sequence ATGACCACCGAGCGACCGGATGGCCCACCGAGCGATCGCGAATCACCGGTCGGGCAACCGGTCGTCAGGGGTGACGCCGCTGTTACTGGCGAGCACGCACGCGAGGCCGTCCAGTTCGACCCGGACGACCCCGAGAGTCTCGCCGCCGCGGCCGAAACCGTCAGACGGTTCTCTGAGAACACCGCCGGAGACGAGGACAACATCTACATGCTGCGGGGTGCCGCGGCGTGTGCGGCGCTGGTCCGCGGCGAGGGGTCCTACAAGGCCGCCACCGAGCGCGCCGGCGGCGATACGTCGGTCGCGTTCATCCGCAAATGGGCACGGGTCCACGACCTGCCACAAGCAGTCAGACGGCACGTCGCGATGGGCCACATCGCCCCTACTGCAGCCAAACACATCGCCCGCGTCGCCGGCGACGCCCGGTTCCAGCTCGCGTGGGCGACCGTCGACAACGACCTGACGGTACGGGAGGTCCGGGCGATCGCCAGCGCGATCAACGACGGGGCGACCCCCGAGGCGGCGCTGGGTGCCCACGGCGTCACCGCCGGCGAACTCACCGTCCGACTCCCCATCGAGAGCTATCGCGAACTCCGCCGGGAGGCCGCCTTCGAGGGCGTCGCGCCCGGCGAGATCGTCGACCGAGCGCTCAGCGAGTATTTCGAGTGA
- a CDS encoding fumarylacetoacetate hydrolase family protein: MKYLARTAAGRPLLGDEAGFVPLSAAGFESVADALPAAAAGELPAPGDLPVGRIPDEGIAFGPPIALESLGKCWGIGLNYEEHAGDLDEDRPEEPASFMKPRTAVTGPGGPVRLPPSERTDRITAEAELGLVLGRTGSDLTEPDEAIAGYLPVIDMTAEDVLERNPRFLTRAKSFDTFLVLGPAIAVPDSPPAFDDRRVATERNGEVVAENRMENMLFSPRDLVTFHSRVMTLEAGDLISTGTPGAGVISAGDSVRAEVEGIGSVEADVV, from the coding sequence ATGAAGTACCTCGCACGCACCGCCGCGGGCCGCCCGCTTCTTGGTGACGAGGCGGGGTTCGTCCCGCTGTCGGCCGCGGGATTCGAGAGCGTCGCCGACGCGCTGCCCGCCGCTGCGGCGGGCGAGTTGCCCGCCCCCGGTGATCTCCCGGTCGGGCGCATCCCGGACGAGGGGATCGCGTTCGGGCCCCCGATCGCCCTCGAATCGCTCGGGAAGTGCTGGGGGATCGGGCTGAACTACGAGGAACACGCCGGCGATCTCGACGAGGACCGCCCCGAGGAACCCGCGAGCTTCATGAAACCACGGACGGCGGTCACGGGTCCCGGCGGCCCCGTTCGCCTGCCGCCGAGCGAACGAACCGACCGCATCACGGCGGAGGCCGAACTCGGGCTGGTGCTCGGGCGAACGGGGAGCGATCTCACGGAGCCCGACGAGGCGATCGCGGGCTACCTACCGGTGATCGACATGACCGCCGAGGACGTCCTCGAGCGGAACCCGCGTTTTCTCACGCGCGCGAAGAGCTTCGACACCTTTCTCGTGCTCGGGCCGGCCATCGCGGTGCCCGACTCGCCCCCCGCGTTCGACGACCGGCGGGTCGCCACGGAGCGAAACGGCGAGGTCGTGGCGGAAAACCGGATGGAAAACATGCTGTTTTCGCCGCGGGACCTCGTCACGTTTCACTCGCGGGTGATGACGCTCGAGGCGGGTGACCTGATCAGTACGGGCACGCCCGGCGCGGGCGTGATCTCGGCGGGCGATTCGGTTCGTGCCGAGGTCGAGGGGATCGGGTCGGTCGAGGCCGACGTGGTCTAG